The following coding sequences lie in one Bacillus thermozeamaize genomic window:
- a CDS encoding transcriptional regulator — protein MSDGRVKLTGNELLRIFEALSNPYRLKLISILTKERKYVSQLAREMKMSRPLLYMHLRRLEEAGIVSSQLELSEDGKAMKYVQIVPFELHLTHELIADAAETLTVDRKTKQADDEEV, from the coding sequence ATGAGTGATGGGCGCGTCAAACTGACCGGAAATGAGCTGCTGAGGATCTTTGAAGCATTGTCGAATCCCTATCGGCTGAAGCTCATCTCCATATTGACAAAGGAACGCAAATATGTCAGCCAACTTGCGCGGGAAATGAAAATGAGCCGTCCTTTGCTGTATATGCACTTGCGCCGGCTCGAAGAAGCGGGAATCGTGTCCAGCCAATTGGAACTGTCCGAGGATGGCAAAGCGATGAAGTATGTTCAAATCGTCCCTTTTGAACTTCACCTCACCCATGAACTGATTGCCGATGCGGCTGAAACACTGACGGTTGACAGGAAGACAAAACAAGCAGATGATGAGGAGGTTTGA
- a CDS encoding transcriptional regulator, translated as MELRDLRLFAAVAKTGSITKAAEQLGYVQSNVTARIQQLENHLKTPLFYRHSRGVSLTPQGNMLLKYAEQILHLANQAEQAVSQSSVPRGPLRIGAMETTAAVRLPALMAAFHRSCPEVDLTLRTGPTEELLHLVLDYQLDGAFVAGPVNHPELEQETILEENLVFIAGREINHPFSADIARTLLVFRSGCSYRARLEQWVRARGMLPVKIMEFGTLEAILGCVEAGMGISLVPASVIQHYHGKGMHQGLWVQPLEENDGRVETLFVRRRDALMTPALHHFLILCRELFLNQHVKSI; from the coding sequence ATGGAACTGCGAGACTTGCGTCTTTTTGCCGCGGTAGCCAAAACGGGAAGCATCACCAAAGCGGCGGAACAGCTGGGATATGTCCAGTCCAATGTGACAGCCCGCATCCAGCAATTGGAAAACCATTTGAAGACGCCGCTCTTTTACCGCCATTCCCGCGGCGTTTCCCTGACCCCTCAGGGAAACATGTTGCTGAAATACGCCGAGCAAATTCTCCATCTGGCCAATCAGGCGGAACAGGCGGTGAGCCAGTCCTCGGTTCCCCGCGGTCCCCTGCGCATCGGCGCGATGGAAACCACCGCCGCCGTACGCCTTCCCGCACTGATGGCCGCCTTCCATCGAAGTTGTCCGGAAGTGGATTTGACCCTGCGCACCGGTCCCACGGAAGAGCTGCTGCACCTGGTACTGGATTATCAATTGGACGGGGCTTTTGTCGCCGGACCTGTCAACCACCCGGAACTGGAGCAGGAAACCATCCTTGAGGAAAACCTTGTCTTTATCGCCGGCCGCGAAATCAACCATCCGTTTTCGGCGGACATCGCCCGAACGCTGCTGGTGTTTCGCAGCGGCTGTTCCTATCGCGCCCGCCTGGAACAGTGGGTCCGTGCAAGGGGAATGCTGCCCGTGAAGATCATGGAATTTGGGACACTGGAAGCGATCCTCGGCTGTGTCGAGGCAGGAATGGGCATTTCGCTTGTGCCCGCCTCGGTCATCCAACACTATCACGGTAAGGGAATGCATCAGGGACTTTGGGTTCAGCCGCTGGAAGAAAATGACGGACGTGTGGAAACCCTGTTTGTGCGCCGGCGTGATGCTTTGATGACGCCCGCCCTTCACCATTTTCTCATCCTGTGCAGGGAACTTTTTCTCAACCAGCATGTCAAAAGCATTTGA